One window from the genome of Gopherus evgoodei ecotype Sinaloan lineage chromosome 2, rGopEvg1_v1.p, whole genome shotgun sequence encodes:
- the TGFA gene encoding protransforming growth factor alpha isoform X1: MVSSAGEIAVVALGILLAVCHALENTTSALSGPPVAAAVRSHFNDCPDSHSQFCFHGTCRFLVQEEKPACVCHSGFVGTRCEHADLLAVVAANQKKQTITALVVVSVLASVVLIVACVLIHCCQVRKHCEWCRAFICRHEKPSGLLKGGTSCCHSETVV; the protein is encoded by the exons GTATTTTACTAGCTGTGTGCCATGCCTTGGAGAACACAACATCTGCCTTGAGTG GTCCCCCAGTGGCTGCTGCAGTCCGATCCCACTTTAACGACTGTCCTGACTCCCACAGTCAGTTCTGCTTCCACGGGACTTGCAGGTTTCTGGTGCAAGAGGAGAAGCCAGCATGTGT CTGCCATTCTGGGTTCGTCGGGACGCGATGTGAACACGCAGACCTCCTTGCAGTGGTAGCTGCCAATCAGAAGAAACAAACCATCACTGCCTTGGTGGTGGTTTCAGTGCTAGCATCCGTCGTCCTGATTGTGGCTTGTGTACTAATACA CTGCTGTCAGGTAAGAAAGCATTGTGAATGGTGCCGAGCCTTCATCTGTAGACACGAGAAGCCCAGCGGGCTCCTGAAGGGGGGAACTTCCTGTTGCCATTCAGAGACAG